A stretch of Natronococcus sp. CG52 DNA encodes these proteins:
- a CDS encoding transcription initiation factor IIB: protein MTDSNIRTYTRENEEEEETTSQTEEREQCPECGGRVISDAEHAETVCEDCGLVVEEDEIDRGPEWRAFDAAEKDEKSRVGAPTTNMMHDQGLSTNIGWQDKDAYGKSLSSRQRQKMQRLRTWNERFRTRDSKERNLKQALGEIDRMASALGLPENVRETASVIYRRALEEDLLPGRSIEGVATSSLYAAARQAGTPRSLDEISAVSRVDKMELTRTYRYIIRELGLEVQPADPENYVPRFVSDLDLSDETERMARDLLDSAREEGVHSGKSPVGLAAAAVYAAALLTNEKVTQNDVSEVASISEVTIRNRYKELLEASDSAAPA, encoded by the coding sequence AGACTCGAACATCCGAACGTACACCAGAGAGAACGAGGAAGAGGAAGAGACAACCTCGCAGACGGAAGAGCGAGAGCAGTGTCCGGAGTGCGGTGGTCGGGTCATCTCCGACGCCGAGCACGCCGAGACGGTCTGTGAGGACTGCGGTCTCGTCGTCGAAGAGGACGAGATCGATCGCGGTCCCGAGTGGCGAGCGTTCGACGCCGCCGAGAAGGACGAGAAGTCCCGCGTCGGCGCCCCGACGACCAACATGATGCACGACCAGGGGCTCTCGACGAACATCGGCTGGCAGGACAAGGACGCCTACGGCAAGTCCCTCTCGAGTCGCCAGCGCCAGAAGATGCAGCGGCTTCGCACCTGGAACGAGCGGTTCCGCACCCGCGACTCCAAAGAGCGCAACCTGAAGCAGGCTCTCGGCGAGATCGACCGGATGGCCAGCGCGCTGGGCCTCCCCGAGAACGTCCGCGAAACCGCGTCGGTCATCTACCGCCGCGCCCTCGAGGAGGACCTGCTCCCGGGTCGCTCGATCGAAGGCGTCGCGACCTCGTCGCTGTACGCGGCCGCCCGTCAGGCCGGCACGCCGCGCAGCCTCGACGAAATCTCGGCCGTCAGCCGCGTCGACAAGATGGAGCTGACCCGAACCTACCGGTACATCATCCGGGAACTCGGTCTCGAGGTCCAGCCCGCGGATCCCGAGAACTACGTCCCGCGGTTCGTCAGCGACCTCGACCTCTCCGACGAGACCGAGCGTATGGCTCGCGATCTGCTCGACTCGGCCCGCGAGGAGGGTGTCCACAGCGGCAAGTCCCCGGTCGGCCTCGCCGCTGCCGCCGTCTACGCGGCCGCACTGCTGACCAACGAGAAGGTCACTCAGAACGACGTCAGCGAGGTCGCCAGCATCTCCGAGGTCACCATCCGAAACCGCTACAAGGAACTGCTCGAGGCTTCCGACTCGGCAGCGCCGGCGTAA
- a CDS encoding DUF7836 family putative zinc-binding protein, protein MDETTVQLLCPECAKDWQVSPGELPAAAEMFHCPNCHASRRTAEFTRTDRDLQTLKQLG, encoded by the coding sequence ATGGACGAAACGACCGTTCAACTGTTGTGTCCTGAGTGTGCGAAAGATTGGCAGGTTTCTCCTGGTGAACTTCCCGCCGCCGCCGAAATGTTTCACTGCCCGAACTGTCACGCCTCTCGTCGGACCGCGGAGTTCACGCGGACCGACCGCGATCTCCAGACGCTGAAACAACTCGGATAA